ATTGAATTGTCGTTTTTGTAATAGTCCAGTAATTCGGTTTAAGACGCCACTACGATTCTGAACAGTGGCTGTTATAATTCGTTTCATGGTTTCACTCCTATCATTTCATGAATACCTTTGCCAGGTGCAATCATCGGATATACATTTTCTTGTTGTAAAACCCGACAATCAATTAGCACGGGTCCGTCATAAGCGATAAGTGCTGGTAACTTTTCTGCTAGTTCTTTTTGTGTATCTATTTTTACCCCTTTAATTTCATAAGCTTCAGCAAGCTTAACGAAATCAGGCTGGATGGCAAAAATCGATTCAGAATAACGTTTCTCATAAAATGATTCCTGCCATTGTCTAACCATTCCTAAAGCAGAATTATTAACAATGATGATTTTCACTGGCAAGCCACGTTCTTGTAAGATTGATAGTTCTTGTAGTGTCATTTGAAAACCACCGTCACCAACAATCGCTACTACTGTGTCTTTAGGGGCTGCTAATTGCGCTCCAATAGCTGCTGGAAAACCAAATCCCATTGTTCCAAGTCCACCGGAGGTAACCCAACGATTTGGTTGACTGAATTTGTAATATTGTGCTGACCACATTTGATGTTGACCAACGTCTGTTGTAACAATTGCATTGCCTTCAGTCGTTTTGTAAACTTGTTCAATTACCCATTGCCCAATCATTTCAGATTCAGGTTTGTTATACCAAAGTGGATAATCTTTCTTGTTTTCTTGAACATGATCCAACCATTCATCATAATCTGGTGATGTCTTAATCTGTGTAAGCATTTGTGTTAGTGCTAGTTTAGCATCAGCAACAATTGGAATATGCGTTGTGATGTTTTTACCAATTTCAGCAGGGTCAATGTCAATATGAGCAATGATCGCTGCTGGGGCAAAATGGTCTAGATTACCTGTTAGTCGGTCGTCAAAACGTGCGCCAATATTAATTAACAAGTCACTTTCATAAATTGCCTTATTTGCTGCATAAGTTCCGTGCATCCCAGCCATACCTAGAAATAAGGGATGTTCGCCAGGAAATGCACCTAATCCAAGTAGAGTAGAAACAACTGGAATTTGATGTTGTTCTACAAATGCTTTGATTTCTTCAGATGCTTTTGCGGTAGATATACCAGCACCAGTAAGGATAAGTGGCTTCTTGGCTACTTTTAATGCCTCACCCAATTTTTTTACTTGCATTGGGTTCGGTTTAATTGTTGGTTGATAGCCTGGTAAGTAAAAATCTGTTTCATAATGATCTTCACAAGGATTAGCTGCTAAATCTTTTGGAATATCAACTACAACAGGACCAGGACGACCAGTTGAAGCGATATGAAAA
The nucleotide sequence above comes from Paraliobacillus zengyii. Encoded proteins:
- the ilvB gene encoding biosynthetic-type acetolactate synthase large subunit — translated: MAKMTMKQEEQVNATNKTPKTGADLLVESLIDAGVDTLFGYPGGAVLPIFDALYRAKGSFNQILARHEQGSIHAAEGYARVSGKPGVVIATSGPGATNLVTGIADAMMDSLPMVVFTGQVNQGVIGTDAFQEADIMGITTPITKYNYQVRSIKDLPRIVKEAFHIASTGRPGPVVVDIPKDLAANPCEDHYETDFYLPGYQPTIKPNPMQVKKLGEALKVAKKPLILTGAGISTAKASEEIKAFVEQHQIPVVSTLLGLGAFPGEHPLFLGMAGMHGTYAANKAIYESDLLINIGARFDDRLTGNLDHFAPAAIIAHIDIDPAEIGKNITTHIPIVADAKLALTQMLTQIKTSPDYDEWLDHVQENKKDYPLWYNKPESEMIGQWVIEQVYKTTEGNAIVTTDVGQHQMWSAQYYKFSQPNRWVTSGGLGTMGFGFPAAIGAQLAAPKDTVVAIVGDGGFQMTLQELSILQERGLPVKIIIVNNSALGMVRQWQESFYEKRYSESIFAIQPDFVKLAEAYEIKGVKIDTQKELAEKLPALIAYDGPVLIDCRVLQQENVYPMIAPGKGIHEMIGVKP